From one Maniola jurtina chromosome 5, ilManJurt1.1, whole genome shotgun sequence genomic stretch:
- the LOC123865346 gene encoding facilitated trehalose transporter Tret1-like produces MVNLSGCDQIKMKFYGVFREGSQINQVICAVLINLPVLAYGASIGWTSPMTLLLQSDHSPKSVPLTDKEVSFMASAPYLVCIVSDLMMAYIGDKVGRKITLLLISMALATSWIILLCSFETWALIFARALVGVTMAGCFVVCPIYTKEISDDTIRGALGCLVVLFQTTGNLFLYIIGDLLSYRTILWVCLSLPTIHMIIFVFMPDSPSYLVKKGRIEEATKALAWLRCRSISDMKVQEEIDFIKKEQNKDKGANRFLLKSIFTDKILFKAFQIALVVTLAREVCGAIPVLNFAGEIFTLASKDRGLVLTPNQQAMLLGVVQVVGSILASSVVERCGRKPLLFVTSLVSGLSMCLLGSWFLLRDYEIQAPSWLPLMTLCICIFCDASGLQPISIVLASEIFSYKYRGIVMGVTMAMASVSDFLQLLFFKPLAKAVGIHVSFFFFGLVCLVTAAYVILVIPETKARCLEDIYKDLKKNKTVEEKEATEIKEEITRF; encoded by the exons atgGTGAATTTAAGTGGGTGTGATCAAATCAAAATGaaattttatggggttttccgAGAAGGAAGTCAAATTAACCAAGTGATATGTGCCGTGTTAA TAAACCTACCGGTGCTGGCGTATGGAGCAAGTATAGGATGGACGTCCCCCATGACCCTACTCCTACAGTCCGATCACTCGCCAAAGAGCGTCCCCCTTACCGATAAAGAG GTATCATTTATGGCATCCGCCCCATATTTAGTATGCATAGTGTCCGATCTAATGATGGCATACATCGGGGACAAAGTCGGGAGGAAGATAACCCTGCTGTTAATCTCTATGGCTCTTGCG ACCAGCTGGATAATTCTGCTGTGCTCCTTCGAGACATGGGCCCTGATCTTCGCTAGAGCGTTGGTAGGCGTGACCATGGCGGGCTGCTTCGTCGTTTGTCCGATCTATACCAAGGAGATCAGCGATGACACCATCAGGGGTGCCTTGGGTTGTTTG gTAGTTTTATTTCAAACGACAGGAAACCTTTTTCTCTACATTATAGGCGATTTGTTAAGCTATAGAACAATACTCTGGGTCTGCTTGTCTTTGCCGACCATTCACATGATAATATTCGTGTTTATGCCCGACTCGCCGTCTTACCTCGTGAAGAAGGGTAGAATTGAA GAGGCTACAAAAGCTCTGGCATGGCTTCGTTGTAGATCGATATCAGATATGAAAGTTCAAGAAGAAATTGACTTTATTAAGAAAGAACAGAATAAAGACAAAGGCGCTAATCGATTTTTgctcaaaagtattt TCACCGATAAGATCCTCTTCAAGGCCTTCCAAATCGCATTGGTGGTAACTCTCGCTAGGGAGGTGTGTGGTGCAATACCAGTCCTCAACTTCGCTGGAGAGATCTTCACATTGGCTTCGAAAGATAGAGGATTAGTTCTTACCCCGAATCAACAGGCTATGCTTCTTGGAGTTGTTCAAGTGGTCGGATCTATACTTGCGTCCAGTGTTGTGGAAAGATGTGGGAGaaag CCACTACTCTTCGTAACATCATTGGTGTCTGGGCTGAGTATGTGTCTGCTCGGATCCTGGTTCCTGCTACGCGACTATGAAATCCAGGCTCCTTCGTGGCTGCCATTGATGACTCTGTGTATTTGCATTTTCTGCGATGCGTCAGGACTTCAGCCCATTTCTATCGTACTTGCCAGcgaaatattttcttacaag TATCGTGGCATTGTAATGGGAGTTACAATGGCTATGGCATCCGTGTCGGATTTCCTTCAACTGCTATTCTTCAAGCCTTTAGCGAAAGCTGTAGGTATACATGTATCATTTTTCTTCTTCGGACTCGTCTGCTTAGTTACAGCAGCATACGTCATACTAGTCATACCTGAAACGAAGGCTAGATGTCTTGAAGATATTTATAAagatctaaagaaaaataagacAGTTGAAGAAAAAGAAGCTACAGAAATTAAAGAAGAAATAACGagattttaa
- the LOC123865347 gene encoding reticulon-4-interacting protein 1, mitochondrial-like isoform X2: MWHNELVTEGRARAVAWAQETARRIQEGAPPLSPMVLYQELVTLLKDHVWRRSVIIFLCGVAFGGSAGLVIGFRAGSRAPGGPHARALHTQIDQTVILVEDAVSPGAAAGEVLIRVQAFSVSSADRGVLRGRASALRSLVTSSPVTVGRGFAGVVLDVGAGVSDLEMGDEVWGCVSEWSGGAANELLAIRSTRVSKRPRHLAADTAASLPWAGTLALTAIHKIRYNLNNCKGKRVCVIGAGSGEGCALVQLLSYWGARLTVAAPRKAHHSLKNLGAHEFIDTDGSNELAAPSWLQLEQYASRAGPWDCALCCAGAGAPPFPLPGPNTLLKATAPRKAMVELRPKSLITDRLPTPFWILFAASFYTIRMCRWLLGCGSHTDWLEDRHHLRPGLEALRQLVESGQLSPVLDKVFLPQDFESALAHACGDDTIGTTVIRFP, translated from the exons ATGTGGCACAATGAGTTGGTGACGGAGGGCAGGGCTCGCGCCGTGGCGTGGGCGCAAGAAACGGCGCGACGCATACAAGAGGGTGCTCCGCCTCTCTCGCCCATGGTACTGTACCAGGAACTTGTCACACTTCTCAAAGACCATG TGTGGCGTCGAAGTGTGATCATCTTCCTGTGCGGCGTCGCGTTCGGCGGCAGCGCGGGGCTGGTGATCGGCTTCCGCGCCGGCAGCCGCGCGCCCGGCGGCCCGCACGCCAGAGCCCTGCACACGCAGATCGACCAGACTGTCATACTCGTTGAAGACGCTGTGTCTCCTG GAGCGGCGGCAGGCGAGGTACTCATCCGCGTGCAAGCGTTCAGCGTGTCGAGTGCGGACCGAGGGGTGCTGCGCGGCCGCGCGTCGGCGCTGCGCTCTCTCGTCACTAGCTCTCCCGTCACTGTTGGGAGAGGGTTCGCTG GGGTGGTTCTAGACGTCGGAGCGGGTGTGAGTGATCTCGAGATGGGCGATGAAGTGTGGGGCTGCGTGAGCGAGTGGAGTGGAGGGGCGGCGAACGAGTTACTTGCCATTAGAAG TACGCGAGTAAGCAAACGACCGCGCCACCTAGCGGCCGATACTGCGGCTTCACTGCCGTGGGCGGGAACCCTGGCATTAACGGCCATACACAAAATACGATACAACTTGAATAATTGTAAGGGAAAACG cgtatgTGTGATCGGCGCGGGCAGCGGGGAAGGCTGCGCGCTCGTGCAACTGTTGAGCTACTGGGGCGCCAGGCTGACCGTCGCGGCGCCCAGGAAAGCGCATCATTCACTCAAGAACTTGG GTGCCCACGAGTTTATCGACACGGACGGCAGCAACGAGCTGGCGGCGCCGTCGTGGCTGCAGCTGGAGCAGTACGCGAGCCGCGCCGGGCCCTGGGACTGCGCACTGTGCTGCGCGGGCGCCGGCGCGCCACCCTTCCCGCTGCCTGGCCCCAACACGCTACTCAA AGCCACAGCACCTCGTAAAGCCATGGTGGAGCTGCGACCGAAGTCCCTCATCACGGACCGCCTGCCGACGCCCTTCTGGATCTTATTCGCTGCTTCCTTCTACACGATAAGAATGTGCAGG TGGCTGCTAGGATGCGGCTCTCACACAGACTGGCTGGAAGACAGACATCACTTGCGGCCCGGCCTCGAAGCGCTGCGGCAGTTGGTGGAGTCCGGCCAGCTGTCACCAGTGTTAGATAAA gtGTTCCTTCCTCAAGACTTCGAGTCGGCGCTCGCGCACGCTTGCGGCGATGACACTATCGGCACCACAGTCATCAGATTCCCGTGA
- the LOC123865347 gene encoding reticulon-4-interacting protein 1, mitochondrial-like isoform X1 — translation MDEFKLRAGEKIEALHDAAIVAANTSKNRFYNVFEQTADAIARLRETFQEMWHNELVTEGRARAVAWAQETARRIQEGAPPLSPMVLYQELVTLLKDHVWRRSVIIFLCGVAFGGSAGLVIGFRAGSRAPGGPHARALHTQIDQTVILVEDAVSPGAAAGEVLIRVQAFSVSSADRGVLRGRASALRSLVTSSPVTVGRGFAGVVLDVGAGVSDLEMGDEVWGCVSEWSGGAANELLAIRSTRVSKRPRHLAADTAASLPWAGTLALTAIHKIRYNLNNCKGKRVCVIGAGSGEGCALVQLLSYWGARLTVAAPRKAHHSLKNLGAHEFIDTDGSNELAAPSWLQLEQYASRAGPWDCALCCAGAGAPPFPLPGPNTLLKATAPRKAMVELRPKSLITDRLPTPFWILFAASFYTIRMCRWLLGCGSHTDWLEDRHHLRPGLEALRQLVESGQLSPVLDKVFLPQDFESALAHACGDDTIGTTVIRFP, via the exons ATGGATGAATTTAAATTAAGAGCAGGGGAGAAAATAGAGGCATTACAT GATGCCGCAATTGTTGCAGCCAACACAAGCAAAAACCGATTTTATAATGTTTTCGAACAGACTGCTGATGCCATTGCAAGG CTCCGTGAGACGTTCCAAGAGATGTGGCACAATGAGTTGGTGACGGAGGGCAGGGCTCGCGCCGTGGCGTGGGCGCAAGAAACGGCGCGACGCATACAAGAGGGTGCTCCGCCTCTCTCGCCCATGGTACTGTACCAGGAACTTGTCACACTTCTCAAAGACCATG TGTGGCGTCGAAGTGTGATCATCTTCCTGTGCGGCGTCGCGTTCGGCGGCAGCGCGGGGCTGGTGATCGGCTTCCGCGCCGGCAGCCGCGCGCCCGGCGGCCCGCACGCCAGAGCCCTGCACACGCAGATCGACCAGACTGTCATACTCGTTGAAGACGCTGTGTCTCCTG GAGCGGCGGCAGGCGAGGTACTCATCCGCGTGCAAGCGTTCAGCGTGTCGAGTGCGGACCGAGGGGTGCTGCGCGGCCGCGCGTCGGCGCTGCGCTCTCTCGTCACTAGCTCTCCCGTCACTGTTGGGAGAGGGTTCGCTG GGGTGGTTCTAGACGTCGGAGCGGGTGTGAGTGATCTCGAGATGGGCGATGAAGTGTGGGGCTGCGTGAGCGAGTGGAGTGGAGGGGCGGCGAACGAGTTACTTGCCATTAGAAG TACGCGAGTAAGCAAACGACCGCGCCACCTAGCGGCCGATACTGCGGCTTCACTGCCGTGGGCGGGAACCCTGGCATTAACGGCCATACACAAAATACGATACAACTTGAATAATTGTAAGGGAAAACG cgtatgTGTGATCGGCGCGGGCAGCGGGGAAGGCTGCGCGCTCGTGCAACTGTTGAGCTACTGGGGCGCCAGGCTGACCGTCGCGGCGCCCAGGAAAGCGCATCATTCACTCAAGAACTTGG GTGCCCACGAGTTTATCGACACGGACGGCAGCAACGAGCTGGCGGCGCCGTCGTGGCTGCAGCTGGAGCAGTACGCGAGCCGCGCCGGGCCCTGGGACTGCGCACTGTGCTGCGCGGGCGCCGGCGCGCCACCCTTCCCGCTGCCTGGCCCCAACACGCTACTCAA AGCCACAGCACCTCGTAAAGCCATGGTGGAGCTGCGACCGAAGTCCCTCATCACGGACCGCCTGCCGACGCCCTTCTGGATCTTATTCGCTGCTTCCTTCTACACGATAAGAATGTGCAGG TGGCTGCTAGGATGCGGCTCTCACACAGACTGGCTGGAAGACAGACATCACTTGCGGCCCGGCCTCGAAGCGCTGCGGCAGTTGGTGGAGTCCGGCCAGCTGTCACCAGTGTTAGATAAA gtGTTCCTTCCTCAAGACTTCGAGTCGGCGCTCGCGCACGCTTGCGGCGATGACACTATCGGCACCACAGTCATCAGATTCCCGTGA